Proteins encoded together in one Porites lutea chromosome 2, jaPorLute2.1, whole genome shotgun sequence window:
- the LOC140927749 gene encoding microfibril-associated glycoprotein 4-like: protein MIVCKLRRSVLTLVCAFLVIATLNARNASGTTAPNNSAVQAASKCHNMYTYNSFYAGANKKIEALLREVKSELSEIREEIKSMKENKTSDKVFKNCAELYKAGKRISGVYKINPDNDGAFDVYCDQKTAGGGWTVFQKRLDGSVDFYLGWDDYKRGFGNLNGEFWLGLDKIHRLTKERSRLRVDLEDTTGNTAYAEYSVFGVASERSKYKLSLGTYSGTAGDSLSYHRGMAFSTKDRDNDLNSGDCAKRCKGGWWFNSCLYSNLNGLYHHGKHSTSWEGVNWNTWKGSTYSAKRAEMKIKPVKA, encoded by the exons ATGATCGTGTGTAAGCTTCGACGTAGTGTCTTGACTCTAGTTTGCGCATTTCTGGTGATAGCTACGCTTAACGCCAGAAATGCAAGTGGCACTACAGCGCCTAACAACTCTGCAGTTCAAGCAGCTTCCAAATGTCATAACATGTACACTTACAACAGTTTTTACGCCGGAGCGAACAAGAAGATAGAAGCCCTGCTTCGCGAAGTTAAAAGTGAGCTGAGCGAGATTCGAGAAGAGATCAAAtccatgaaagaaaacaaaacgagtGACAAAG TGTTTAAGAACTGCGCAGAACTCTACAAAGCTGGTAAACGAATAAGTGGCGTTTACAAGATCAACCCTGATAATGACGGTGCCTTCGATGTTTATTGTGACCAAAAAACAGCCGGTGGTGGGTGGACAGTGTTCCAAAAAAGACTGGACGGCTCAGTTGATTTCTACCTCGGGTGGGACGACTACAAACGAGGATTTGGAAATCTGAATGGTGAGTTTTGGCTCGGACTGGACAAGATTCATCGCCTGACAAAAGAACGCAGCAGACTTCGAGTAGATCTGGAAGACACGACCGGAAACACAGCTTATGCTGAATACAGTGTTTTTGGTGTTGCGAGTGAAAGGAGCAAATACAAGCTGAGTCTTGGAACATACTCGG GAACTGCTGGTGACTCACTTTCATATCATCGTGGAATGGCGTTTTCTACCAAAGATCGAGACAACGACTTGAATAGCGGCGACTGTGCAAAGCGTTGCAAGGGAGGATGGTGGTTTAATTCATGTCTTTATTCCAACCTGAATGGCCTCTATCATCACGGAAAACACTCTACGTCATGGGAGGGTGTCAACTGGAATACGTGGAAAGGCAGCACCTACTCCGCAAAACGAGctgaaatgaaaatcaaaccaGTTAAAGCCTAG